A part of Setaria viridis chromosome 8, Setaria_viridis_v4.0, whole genome shotgun sequence genomic DNA contains:
- the LOC117866579 gene encoding uncharacterized protein gives MDPSAVCRLHPGVAVTGFCPACLRDRLAGLQPPSSADLRRCKSFSYARSASALEPQRRSCDLFRHQQPIAAAVPEEQADYQYQYQEEPQAEQEAYCSSRKSFLGRKLQQWRRKNKKEPAAEMPGTQAQRHRPSCDVDGSSWDARSGPVPVLARLPATMLSLPVEEDDDMTMAPPVQRSDGQIPVEEDYYYLDASAAAAPGGTAQTRDYYLDSSSSSRRRRSVDRSATSGRNSFSDANNGGELPASWATTAMNANGNARVSPAIAAERPLYHHHYHHEAQSVLVHHQYDFSGSHQSSQKQPANKKGIRGWSIWGLLHKKSSRKQQPAEAAAGAGDDRYPYPWPELRARGYNGQMLRCNSSISARSSFSGGAAMIGGSGRRSISGVDMRDPRDGHGGGLLSERRTRRDEVLLERTRSSSYSRSGHGLEPATAMGVHHHQLSSRPPNIPRRSSSKHDLSSMHRRSTIGL, from the coding sequence ATGGATCCTTCGGCCGTGTGCCGCCTCCACCCGGGCGTCGCCGTCACCGGCTTCTGCCCCGCCTGCCTCCGCGACCGCCTCGCCGGCCTCCAACCGCCCTCCTCCGCCGACCTCCGCCGCTGCAAGTCCTTCTCCTACGCGCGCTCTGCCTCTGCGTTGGAGCCGCAGCGCCGCTCCTGCGACCTCTTCCGCCACCAGCAGCccatcgcggcggcggtgccggaggAGCAGGCGGATTACCAGTATCAGTATCAGGAGGAGCCCCAAGCAGAACAAGAAGCATACTGCTCCTCCAGAAAGTCCTTCCTGGGCAGGAAGCTGCAGCAATGGCGccgcaagaacaagaaggagccggcggcggagatgcCCGGGACGCAGGCGCAGCGGCACCGCCCCTCCTGCGACGTTGACGGCTCCTCGTGGGACGCCCGGTCGGGGCCGGTGCCGGTGCTGGCTCGCCTGCCCGCCACGATGCTGTCCCTGCCCGTGGAAGAGGACGACGACATGACGATGGCGCCGCCGGTCCAGCGCTCCGATGGGCAAATCCCCGTCGAGGAAGACTACTACTACTTGGatgcatcggcggcggcggctcccggcGGCACCGCGCAGACGAGGGACTACTACCTGGactcctccagctccagcagGAGGCGGCGAAGCGTGGACCGCTCCGCCACCTCTGGGCGCAACTCCTTCTCCGATGCCAACAACGGCGGCGAGCTGCCCGCCAGCTgggcgacgacggcgatgaATGCCAACGGCAATGCCAGGGTctcgccggccatcgccgcAGAGCGGCCGTTGTACCACCACCACTATCACCATGAGGCGCAGAGCGTGCTGGTCCACCACCAGTACGACTTCTCCGGGAGCCATCAATCTTCTCAGAAGCAGCCTGCTAATAAGAAGGGGATCAGGGGGTGGAGCATCTGGGGCCTCTTACACAAGAAGAGCAGCAGGAAGCAGCAGcctgcagaagcagcagcaggagcaggagatgaTCGGTACCCGTACCCGTGGCCGGAGCTCCGCGCCAGGGGGTACAACGGGCAGATGCTCCGGTGCAACAGCAGCATAAGCGCGCGAAGCTCCTTCAGCGGAGGCGCGGCGATGATCGGCGGGAGCGGCAGGAGGAGCATCTCCGGTGTGGACATGCGCGATCCCAGAgatggccatggcggcggcttATTATCggagaggaggacgaggagggacGAGGTCCTGCTGGAGAGGACAAGGTCTTCTTCCTACTCGAGATCAGGGCATGGCCTTGAACCTGCAACTGCCATGGgagtccaccaccaccagttgAGCAGCCGGCCGCCCAACATTCCCAGGCGTTCCTCTTCCAAACATGACTTGAGCTCGATGCACAGGAGGAGTACGATTGGACTCTAG